GCCGCACGTCCCCTCCCTCGCTTAGCTTACGGCGCCTTGGTGGCTTCTGCGCCACCCTCAAGTGCCACCGTCATGGCGCCGCGCTCGGCATTCAGCTCCGCGCGCAGCTTGGCTTCCTCCACCAGATAGTTTTCCGCCGCGCTCTTCAGCTGGCGGGCCTTCTTGATACCCACACCCGGAACATCGCCCAGCTTCGCCAGGTCCTTCTCGTTGGCGATGTCCTCCACCGAGCGGTACCCCGCGAGGATGAGCTGCTCGATGGTCTTCTCACCGACGCCACGCACGCGCGCCATGCGCTCGGGCTGGCTGAGCTCGTCCGGATGCCGCCGAGCCTCCGCGATGCGGGCCTGCTCTCTTTCATAATCCATGCGCGACAGTTCCGCCTGATCCTCGACCATCCGGGTCCGGGCGGCTTCCTGCATGGAGGGGATGCGGGCCGGGTCGATGCCGGGCAGCTGCGCCAGCAACTCCGCGTTGGCCTCGGCGATGTCCCGGGCCTGACGGAAGCCGTGCGCGTAGAGCGTCTCCACCAGCATCTCGTTGACGCCGGGCAGCGAGCCCAGCGAGCGGTTGGCGAACTCGCGCAGCTCCCGGACCCGGCTCTCGCTGTTGATGTCGAGCTTCCAGCCGGTCAGCTGGGCTGCCAAGCGGACGTTCTGACCGCGACGGCCAATGGCCAGGCTGAGCTGGTCGTCCGGGACGATGAGCTCCATGGCGTGGTTGGCCTCGTCGATGATGACGCGGCTGACCTCCGCCGGGGCCAGCGCCGAGCACACGAAGCGGGCCGGATCCTCGTCGAAGGGGACGATGTCGATCTTCTCGCCGCGCAGCTCCTGCACCACCGCCTGAACACGGCTGCCCTTCATACCGACGCAGGCGCCCACGGGGTCCACGTCCGAGTCCCGGCTGGACACGGCAATCTTCGCCCGGCCGCCCGGCTCACGCGCCGCCGCCTCGATGACGACGATGCCTTCGGCGATTTCCGGCACCTCCATCTCGAACAGCTTGGTGAGCAGGTTGACGGACGCGCGGCTGAGGACAATCTGGGGGCCCTTGGACTCACGGAGCACGTCCAGCACGTAGGCCTGGACGCGGTCGCCGGGACGGTAGGTCTCACGCGGGACCTGCTCGCGCACCGGCAGCACGGCCTCGGCGCGGCCCAGGTCCACGATGATGTTGCCGCGCTCGAACCGGCGGGCGATGCCGGTGACGATTTCGTTCTTCCGGTCGCGGTACTCGTTGAAGACGTTCTCCCGCTCCGCGTCGCGCGTGCGCTGCAGGATGACCTGCTTGGCCGTCTGCGCGGCGATGCGGCCGAAGCCGCGACGGAAGGTCTTCAGGCGGAGGATGTCACCGTACTGGTCGTCCTGGGCCTTGGCCTCGGCGGCGTCCTCGTCCCGGTAGAAGATCTGGAACACGAGCTCGTCGCCCGGCTCCACTTCCATGCCCTTCTTGTGGGCCTCGACCAGGGAGATCTGATTCACCGCCTGGACCGGATCGACAATCTCCTCGACCACGGTGATGGCCTGGAACAGCTCCACGACGCCCTTGTCCGGGTCGTACTTCGCCTCGAGCTCGCGGTCCTGGCCAAAGTGCTTCTTGGCCGCGGTCTTCATCGCGTCTTCGAGCGTGGCAATCAGCACAGCCCGGTCGATGCCCTTGTCCTTGGCGACCTGGTCCAGGACGAGGTTGAGGTTGACACTCGGGTTGGCTTGCTGCGTGGGCATGGTCTTCTCCTAAAAGGGTCCACGGGCGCCCTCGCGCGGAGGGGCACCCTGTATGTCGACGTCTAGAACTGGAACTCCAGGTTCGCCTTGGCGATGTCCTTGAAGAGGATGTGGAAGGTTCCGGCCCCTTCCACCTCCACCGAGATGCCGTCGCCTGCCACCTCGGTCAGCGTGCCGGTGAAGTTCTTGCGCGGGGGCTCTCCCACCGGGCCGAACGTCTTCACCTTCACCTGCTGTCCCTTCACCCGCTCGAAGTGCGTCGGCTTCCTCAGCGGACGGTCCACCCCGGGGCTGGAAACCTCCAGGTTGTACTCGTGGGGGATGAAGTCCTCCACGTCGAGCGACGGATCCACCGCGCGCGACACCTGGGTGCACTCGTCCAGCCCTACGCGGCCACCCGGCTTGTCGATGAACAACCGGAGCACCCAGCCCTCGCGCTCCCGGAGGAATTCCAGGTCCACGAGCTCCAGGCCTTCACCCGCGACAATGGGCTCGAGCAGGGCCAAGGCCCGCTCCTCCACCGTCTGCTTGAGGTTCTTCTCCGACATAAGCGGGAAACCAGTCTCCAAAAACACGAAAAGCGGGCACGCGGCCCACTTTTCGAAGTGCTTCATCGAAAAATGTCGGGGCGTCCGTAGCACACGCCCCGTCGGGGTGTAAAGGAAGGACACGCCCTCCTACTCCGGGCGAAACCCGCCCGGCAGGGCGAGGAATTCCCAGGGGTTCCGAGGCCCCATGGGGGTTATAACGCGCCCATGCACCTCATCGCCGCCGCGCAGATGGTGTCCACCGCCGACAAGGCCCACAACCTGGAAGCCGCGACCCGGCTCGTCCGGCGCGCCGTCGCACTGGGTGCCCGGCTGGTGGGCCTCCCCGAGAACTTCTCCTGGATGGGGCCAGAGCCCGAGCGGCAGGACGCCGCCGAGGGGCTCGACGGTCCGACGCTGTCCCAGATGGCCAGCCTGGCCCGGGAGCTGAAGGTGACGCTGCTGGCCGGCAGCGTGCTGGAGACGGGCGCGCCGGGTGGGCGCCTCTACAACACCAGCGTCCTCTTCGGCCCCGGCGGCGAGCGGCTGGCCGTGTACCGGAAAATCCACCTCTTCGACGTCGAGGTGGGAGATGGTGCGACCTATCAGGAGTCCGCGGCGGTGGCGCCGGGGACGGAGGTGGTCTCCGCGGAGACGGAGGTCGGCCGGCTGGGGCTATCCGTCTGCTACGACCTGCGATTCCCCGAACTGTACCGGCGGCTGTCCCGCGAAGGCGCCACGCTGCTGGCGGTCCCGGCGGCCTTCACCCTCATGACGGGCAAGGACCACTGGGAAGTGCTCCTGCGGGCCCGCGCCATCGAGAACCAGGCGTACGTGCTGGCGCCCGCTCAGGGAGGACGGCACTCCGCCAACCGCGTCACCTATGGCCACGCCCTGGTGGTGGACCCGTGGGGCCTGGTGACTGCGCGGGCCTCCGAGGGAGAGGGGCTCGCGCTGGCGCCGGTGGACCCGGAGCTGCAAGCGCGCATCCGACGCAACCTCCCCTGCCTGGAGCACCGCCGTTTGAACTAGCGTGCGTGTACCCAGGCCCGCCCCCCCTCGGGTCCACCTTCGATAGACTTCGGGTCCCCCGGAACTCCTCTCGTGAACGGACGACGCTGGTCTCCCATGTTGCTTGCGCTCGCGCTTTCGGCCCTCCCCGCCGGCTGCACCGCCGATGAGCGTCCGTCCGCGCCCGACGCGGCAACGCCTCCCACAGTGGCCACGCACCGCGCACACCTGCGAGCCATGAAGGGCGGCGTCCAAATCAAGCGCGCCACGGCCGACGAGTGGAGCCCCGCCCGGGAAGGCCAGCCGCTCTACGAGAATGACAAGGTCCGCACCGAGGCGGGCGCCGGCACCGACATCGTCTTCGCCGCCAACGGCAGCACGGTGCACCTCACCGGGGACTCGCTCATCAGCATCGCGGAGACGCGCACCCGCCCCGGCCAGCAGCGCACGGACCTCACCGTGTTGCGGGGCCGCATCGACGCGGAGCTGGAGAAGCCCGCCACCCAGTCCCTGTCCGTCACCACGCCGTCCGCCACCATCCAGGCGGGAAGGGAGATTGTCTTCCAATGAAGGCGGCGCTCCTCCTCCTCACATGGCTGGGCACGACGCCCCCGGGCACCGTGGTGGTGGGCCCCAACGAATCCCTGCGCCAGGTGGCCCAGCGCACCCTGGGCGACGCGCGCGCCGCGGAGGAACTGCGCGCACTCAACGGACTTTCCTCGGACGACGTGGCGGCGGGGACCCGGCTGAAGGTGCCCGGCCACGAGCGCGTGCTGGCGCAGAAGGCCCTGGAGACGGCGCGCACGCTGGTGGCCAGCTCGAAGGATGCGAGCGTCCCCCCAGCGGCCTCCTCCCGGCTGAAGGTCGCGGAGTCCCATTTCCGCGAGGCGCGCTACACGCAGGCGGCCTCGGAGGCCAATGCCGTGGGGAAGCTGGTGGCGGCAGACCGCTCGCCGCAGTCCTCCGCGTTCACCGTGGAAGTGGGCGACGGCGACAGCACCACCGTCACCGTGAAGCACGGCCCGCCGGTCCGCGTGGAGGCCGAGGGCGTCGCCCAGCCCGTCGCCAAGGGTGAATCCATCCGCGTGGAGAAGGGCCATCCGCCCCCCGCGCCCCTTCGACCGCTGGTGGCCCCCAGCCCCGGGCAGCCGGAGGATTCCGCGCGCCTGAAGCGACGCCCCGACCGGGACGGGCACCTGGGCCCGGTGAAGCTGACCTGGGAGGCTGTACGGGGCGCGGAACGTTATGAAGTGGAAGTGTCGCGCGCGCAGGAGCAACGCGCCGTCTTCACGCAGACAGTCACCAGCCTGGAAGCGAAGCTGCCAGTGCTACCCGCGGGAAGCTACCGGTGGACGGTGCGCGCGGTGGGCCCCGCGGGTCCGTCCGAGCCCAGCGCGCCCAGGCACTTCGAGCTGGTGTCCGAGCGCCTCAAACTCGAAGTGAAGAAGGGCCAGTGGCAGTAACCCCTGGAGGAGCCACGCCGTGCGCCTGTTCAAAGCCATCCTCCTGTTGATGCTGGTGGTGGGCGTCGTCCCCACGCTGATGGTGGGGTGGCTCTCCGTCTCCCACACCCGGGAGCTCCTGGTGCGCGACGCCCAGGAACTGGCACAGGAGCGCGTGAAGCAGCTGCGCCTCAAGGCCGAAATCTTCCTCGGCGAGCCCACCGACGCGGTGCTGGGCCTGGCCCGCGTGCCCGGCTTCTTCGGCCTGCCATTGGAAGCGCAGCAGACACACCTGGCCTCGGTGCTCAACCAGCGGCGCGATGTGCTGGCGCTCACCGTGTTCGACGCCAACCGCCAGCGGCTGCCGGGACTCCAGGCCTTCTCCAAGCACGACGTGCCGCCCACCGCGCTGGCCGGGCATGAGGAGCGCGCGCGGGCGCTGCTCGAGAACATCGAGGGCGTGCGCTACGCGGACGTGGTGAAGGACCCGCAGGGTAGCGAGCCGGTGCTGACGCTGGCCTTCCCGCTGGGCGAGCCCGTCCGGGGGTACATCGCGGCGGACCTGTCCCTGGCCGACCTGCGGAAGATGCTGGAGCAGGAGCGCGTGGGCAGCACCGGCTTCGCGTATCTGGCGGACCGTCACGGTCACCTCGTGGCGGGCGGTGGCGGCGTCGCCGGCCTGGGCGAGGACGTGGCGCAGCGCGGCCCGGTGGCGCACCTGCTGAAGCAGTTGGTGGGCAAGTCGGACATGGAGCTGTTCCACGTCGGCAACTTCGGCGAGGGCCGGGACGCGGTGGTGGCCGCGTACACGGTGCTGCCCGAGACGGGCTGGGCCATCGTCTCCGAGCAACCCGTGGAGCACGCCTACCGTCAGGTGGACACCATGGAACAGCGCATCCTCCTGGGTTTGGGGGCGGCCATCCTGGTGGCGGTGGTGCTGGCGGCGCTCTTCTCGCGGAACCTCACCCGGCCGCTCAAGGGATTCATCAGCGGCGCGCTGGAGCTGGCACACGGCAAGTTCGGCGTCGAGGTGGACATCAAGCAGAAGAACGAGCTGGGCGAGCTGGCGCAGACGTTCAACTACATGAGCAAGCAGCTGCTCGCGTACGACATGGAGAACCGCGGCCTCTACGAGAGCCTGGAGAAGGGCTACCTGGAGACCATCGTCGCGCTGGCGAACTCCATCGATTCGAAGGACGCGTACACCCGTGGCCACAGCCAGCGCGTGGGCGACGTCTCGGTGCAGATTGGCCGGGAGATGAAGCTCACCGAGCGCGAGCTGCGGCAGTTGCAGTACGGCGGCATCCTCCACGACATCGGGAAGATTGGCATCGTGGAGTCCATCCTCTGCAAGCAGACGCGGCTGACGGACCAGGAGATGGACATCATGCGCGAGCACCCCGCCATCGGTGACGCCATCATCGGTCCGGTGAGCTTCCTGGGCGCGGTGCGCGCGTGCGTCCGCCACCACCATGAGCGCTGGGACGGCACCGGCTACCCGGACAAGCTCAAGGGCGAGGACATTCCCCTGCTGGCCCGCATCGTCGCGTGTGCGGATACCTTCGACGCCTGCACCTCCACCCGCCCGTACCAGAAGGCCATGCCGCTGGAGAAGGCGATGGAAATCCTCGACAACCTCAGCGGCGCCCAGTTGGACCCGAAGGTCGTCCAGGCCCTGAAGCAGGTGCTGGCGAAGCAGGGCGTGCGGCTGGAGGGCCACCGGCTGCCCGTGAAGCTCGCCTCCTGACGGCCGAAGGATGGTAGGGAGGGCGCAAGACTGTTGAGACTCTGGAAGGTGAAACGTTGAGCTTCTGGGACCGCATCAAGCCCGCCC
This Myxococcus xanthus DNA region includes the following protein-coding sequences:
- the rimP gene encoding ribosome maturation factor RimP, which produces MSEKNLKQTVEERALALLEPIVAGEGLELVDLEFLREREGWVLRLFIDKPGGRVGLDECTQVSRAVDPSLDVEDFIPHEYNLEVSSPGVDRPLRKPTHFERVKGQQVKVKTFGPVGEPPRKNFTGTLTEVAGDGISVEVEGAGTFHILFKDIAKANLEFQF
- a CDS encoding HD domain-containing phosphohydrolase, which gives rise to MRLFKAILLLMLVVGVVPTLMVGWLSVSHTRELLVRDAQELAQERVKQLRLKAEIFLGEPTDAVLGLARVPGFFGLPLEAQQTHLASVLNQRRDVLALTVFDANRQRLPGLQAFSKHDVPPTALAGHEERARALLENIEGVRYADVVKDPQGSEPVLTLAFPLGEPVRGYIAADLSLADLRKMLEQERVGSTGFAYLADRHGHLVAGGGGVAGLGEDVAQRGPVAHLLKQLVGKSDMELFHVGNFGEGRDAVVAAYTVLPETGWAIVSEQPVEHAYRQVDTMEQRILLGLGAAILVAVVLAALFSRNLTRPLKGFISGALELAHGKFGVEVDIKQKNELGELAQTFNYMSKQLLAYDMENRGLYESLEKGYLETIVALANSIDSKDAYTRGHSQRVGDVSVQIGREMKLTERELRQLQYGGILHDIGKIGIVESILCKQTRLTDQEMDIMREHPAIGDAIIGPVSFLGAVRACVRHHHERWDGTGYPDKLKGEDIPLLARIVACADTFDACTSTRPYQKAMPLEKAMEILDNLSGAQLDPKVVQALKQVLAKQGVRLEGHRLPVKLAS
- a CDS encoding FecR domain-containing protein → MLLALALSALPAGCTADERPSAPDAATPPTVATHRAHLRAMKGGVQIKRATADEWSPAREGQPLYENDKVRTEAGAGTDIVFAANGSTVHLTGDSLISIAETRTRPGQQRTDLTVLRGRIDAELEKPATQSLSVTTPSATIQAGREIVFQ
- a CDS encoding LysM peptidoglycan-binding domain-containing protein, producing MKAALLLLTWLGTTPPGTVVVGPNESLRQVAQRTLGDARAAEELRALNGLSSDDVAAGTRLKVPGHERVLAQKALETARTLVASSKDASVPPAASSRLKVAESHFREARYTQAASEANAVGKLVAADRSPQSSAFTVEVGDGDSTTVTVKHGPPVRVEAEGVAQPVAKGESIRVEKGHPPPAPLRPLVAPSPGQPEDSARLKRRPDRDGHLGPVKLTWEAVRGAERYEVEVSRAQEQRAVFTQTVTSLEAKLPVLPAGSYRWTVRAVGPAGPSEPSAPRHFELVSERLKLEVKKGQWQ
- a CDS encoding carbon-nitrogen hydrolase family protein — encoded protein: MHLIAAAQMVSTADKAHNLEAATRLVRRAVALGARLVGLPENFSWMGPEPERQDAAEGLDGPTLSQMASLARELKVTLLAGSVLETGAPGGRLYNTSVLFGPGGERLAVYRKIHLFDVEVGDGATYQESAAVAPGTEVVSAETEVGRLGLSVCYDLRFPELYRRLSREGATLLAVPAAFTLMTGKDHWEVLLRARAIENQAYVLAPAQGGRHSANRVTYGHALVVDPWGLVTARASEGEGLALAPVDPELQARIRRNLPCLEHRRLN
- the nusA gene encoding transcription termination factor NusA, translating into MPTQQANPSVNLNLVLDQVAKDKGIDRAVLIATLEDAMKTAAKKHFGQDRELEAKYDPDKGVVELFQAITVVEEIVDPVQAVNQISLVEAHKKGMEVEPGDELVFQIFYRDEDAAEAKAQDDQYGDILRLKTFRRGFGRIAAQTAKQVILQRTRDAERENVFNEYRDRKNEIVTGIARRFERGNIIVDLGRAEAVLPVREQVPRETYRPGDRVQAYVLDVLRESKGPQIVLSRASVNLLTKLFEMEVPEIAEGIVVIEAAAREPGGRAKIAVSSRDSDVDPVGACVGMKGSRVQAVVQELRGEKIDIVPFDEDPARFVCSALAPAEVSRVIIDEANHAMELIVPDDQLSLAIGRRGQNVRLAAQLTGWKLDINSESRVRELREFANRSLGSLPGVNEMLVETLYAHGFRQARDIAEANAELLAQLPGIDPARIPSMQEAARTRMVEDQAELSRMDYEREQARIAEARRHPDELSQPERMARVRGVGEKTIEQLILAGYRSVEDIANEKDLAKLGDVPGVGIKKARQLKSAAENYLVEEAKLRAELNAERGAMTVALEGGAEATKAP